The DNA sequence GGAGTCCTTCTCCAACTGGTTGTGCACGAAATCCGCAGCCTCGAACGCGTTCGCGTCGACGCCGGTGGCGATCCGCTTGCACGTGATCTTGCCGATCCAGGCGTTGTAGTCCTTCTGGCCGTAGATCCCGTAGGTGTTCAGCTCGTTGGTGAACGCCGTGTCGGGGTCGGCTACGGCCGGGGCGGCGAAGCCCAGAGCTGATCCCAGCCCCACGGCGGCCGCGGCCGCGCCGATCATCAACCGCTTCTTCAAGGTCTCACTCCATCCGACGGGTTCGTCTGCAGCTCACCGGCTTTGGGCCAGGGCGACGGTTTGGGCCTGGTGCGCACCCGTTGCGGCCACCAGAACCACGGGCCGAGCAGGGCGGCAATCGACGGGGTCATGAACGACCGCACCACCAGGGTGTCGAACAACAGACCCAGGCCGATCGTCGTACCCACCTGGGCGATGACGGTCAGTTCACTCACCGCCATCGACATCATGGTAAGGGCGAACACCAGTCCGGCGGCCGTTACCACCGAGCCGCTGCCACCCATGGCCCGGATGATGCCGGTACCCACACCCGCGTGGATCTCCTCTTTGAGCCGGGAGACCAGCAGCAGGTTGTAGTCGGCACCGACGCCCAGCAGCACGATCACCGCCATCGCGAACACCATCCAGTGCAGCTCGATGCCGAGGATGTGCTGCCACAGCAGGATCGACAGACCGAACGATGCGCCGAGCGAGATCGCCACCGTGCCCACGATGACCGCCGCCGCCACGATCGCGCGGGTCAGGATCAGCATGATGATGAAGATCAGTGACAGAGCGGCGATGCCGGCGATCATCAGGTCGTAGTTGTTGCCGTCCTTCATGTCCTTGAAGGTCGCCGCGGTGCCGCCGAGGTAGATCTTGGACCCTTCCAGCGGCGTGCCCTTGACCGCCTCTTTGGCCGCGGTCTTGATGTTGTCGATCTTCGCCACGCCCTCGGGGCTCAGCGGATCGCCCTCGTGGGAGATGATGAAGCGCACCGCGTGCCCGTCGGGGGACAGGAACTGCTCGAGGCCGCGCTGGAAGTCCTCGTTCTCGAAGATCTCCGGCGGTAGATAGAACGAGTCGTCGTTCATCGAGTCGTCGAACGCCTCGCCCATGGCGTCGGCGTCCTCGGACATCGCCGCCATCTGGTCCTGCATGCCCTTCTGCGACTGATACATCGTCAGCATCATCGTGCGCATGGTCTTCATCGTGTCGATCATCTCGGGCATCAACGCGACCATCTGGGGCATCAGCTCATTGAGCCGGCGCATCTCGGGAAGGATTTCCTTGAAGTCGTCGGTCATGATGTTGATGCCGTCGAGGGTGTCGAACACCGACCGCAGGGCCCAACACACGGGGATGTTGTAGCAGTGCGGTTCCCAGTAGAAGTAGTTGCGGATCGGACGGAAGAAGTCGTCGAAGTTCGCGATGCTGTCCCGCAAATCGGCGATGTCGACGTACATGCCTTCCATCTTCTGCACCATGTTGTTGGTGATCGCCGCCATCTGGCCGGTCAGGTTCGACATCTTC is a window from the Mycolicibacterium poriferae genome containing:
- a CDS encoding DUF732 domain-containing protein, yielding MIGAAAAAVGLGSALGFAAPAVADPDTAFTNELNTYGIYGQKDYNAWIGKITCKRIATGVDANAFEAADFVHNQLEKDSTTEQAWQFLAAGLRTYCPDRLPILDQARQ